TGTGTccgacgtggtgtagtggcatacgAGTTGCAGTGGAAAGTTATCACGTGTGACCTTCCTGAAGACACCCCAGATTACCTCATCACAGACGAACCTCTCTATCTTATCCAAAAATCATTGCCTCAACTTCTGCATGAATTTGAAGAAAAAGCCAATTCCAAGAAAAGAGGTAGGCTTATGCATTGGTTTCATTGGTACAGTACCTTCATCTTAAAGGATTGTGTTACTTATCAATATACCAATTGTAAAAGTTTATGTGAATAACATCTATTATGCACTTGTTAGTTTTATTTTACAAAATTTTAacttttattttgacattttattGGTTAAATGCTTTTTATGCTAGTAAGACCCTCCAGAAAACCTGTTTATGGATTTGCATTCCTTCAGAAATGTTGGTAAATTGacagtttttcttttattttaatatttggtTATAGTTAAATCTAGATATGCATATTACATGATGAAATCAAAATGGTATaacttaaaaaaaagaaaaaagtggATGAATGAAGGGTCGTTAGAAACTGTAAATCTATTTCTGTTTTTCTTATCAATCTGACttataaaaaaaattcaaatttctgCCTGAAGCTCGacttattgatttttattattttcttttgAAGGTAAAAATAAGAAGAAGCCCAAGGATGATGACAAGATACTTGTTGATGATTATCATGTGAAGTTAGCTCAAGATAACACAAAGAAACCGGATAAACATTACAAGGATGAATCCAAGACTCTGCTGGTTAAAGATGATCTCAGGAAACTGGCTGAAAACAACTCCATTCAATTAGGCAAAAATGATCTAAGCAAATTAGTTAAGACAAGCCCCATAAAAGTTATTAAAAGCAAAACTCCTAAAATTGTGACGAGCAGTGTTAGTCCCATGTACAAGAACAGCAAACTGAATGAATATATCATGTTCAGCCAAAACAAAGAACAAGCAACAATTTTTGGAGAGCCTACTTCCAAGTGTGATTATACCGAAGGTGCATTAAACCAAACGTTGAAAGATGATGATGAGCACGAAGATGATTTGTCATTTATCATTGATAGAATAATCAACATCAAGGTTAATAACAGCTCAAACCACCGAAGAATTCACCAAAAGGGTATGCCACAAATGGGAATACACCAAACAGATATGCAAAGTGGAAGTGAAAAGTGTCAGAAAAATCAGGCACCAGTATATTACACTGAAAACCAGAGGGCAGTGATAAAAGCTGAAGATCATTATACAACTTATGATCTAGACAAGGAAAATGTGAACTTAAAGAAAATAAATTGTCAGAAATTATTAGATTCTACAGTGGGAAACCTGCCGCAAGAAGTAATTGGTTGTGAAGATGACAACGAGAGTTGTCCAGAAAGTTTCTTGAATAGAGTATCCAAAAGACTTCATAAACTTAACCAGGGAAATAAGaagggtccagccagcctgcaacATCAGCACCAGTCATCTAATAAACAACATGGGAGCCCATATTCTGATCATAAGTCTGTTGATTCTTGGGGAAAAAGTTCATGCAAAGAGGTGCAGAACACCAGAAATGTCAGTAGTCACAGCTTTAATGATGATACAGAAGCACTTGCATGCAATAAAAATGCTCTGTGTGAATTTAAGCAGTCCTCAGAAATGTTTGTACAAATGGAAATTTTGTGTGAAAATAATAAATCATATTTGGAAATTTTCCCCAAATCACCTGCAGATTTTTGCAGCCCCAAATCCAAGGCAGATATAAATATCAATCAAGTGTCAAAGGATCTGTTTGATGATACAGATGATAGTCTTTGTATTGTTTCATGTTGTAGTTCATCATTACCCAGACTACAGTCCACTCCATATTTATCAGACAGTGGAGGCACAGTTGGAATGAGTAACTCGGCCATGATACTTCAGGATGTTAAATTCACtccaaatgcacatgtgattgaaAATGCTGATGACAAATGTTCTTGTTTatcttttgtttctcctttgcaaGACAACTGTAATAAATTGTTGTTTGATAAATGTTTGTCTTATTCTGCCACAACGTCTAAACTCAGTGACTTATCATTAAATGATTCTCTTCCAATATTAAACAAGCAAACTATTCCTTATATTGTAAAGGACAACAATAATAGTGCTGCTTTGATCAACTGTAACTCTTCTACCTTCAACAAAACCCCCAAAACCTGCAAAGAGCGGAATTTATCAAGAGTGACCTTCAGACTCCTTGATAGCTTCAGTGATTGTGAAAACAGTGTATCAAATTATTCAGAATTGAAGCCACCTCAGTCCAGTGTCACATGTGCAAAAGAATTACAAAAGCCTTCGGGAATGAACATCATTTCTtgtgaaaaccgtgaaaaaaatATTAACTTGTGTGGCCAGAGAAACAAGAATAAGTCATTAGCTATACCAATTATGGACAAGGGGAACAAACATGGCTGCAATAATGATAAACCAGAAATTGAATATAAAGCAATGAATGGAGTTTTAACATGTGACAGCCAAGAGACAAATGATGCAAGTCCATGTCTTGTGGGAAAAGATAAGACAAAGGTTTGTGATCCCTTTTCTCCATTTGTTGGCCTGACACTAGCTGAAAGACTCAAGAAGAAATATCCCAGCAAAACATTTGTAAAATTCCTTGATAATGTTTGATCCAAAAGTAAATGCATTAGGttacatttatatttattttgtaaCATTTTCCTAATCTGATAAATTAGTATGCAGTATTAAAATAGGTATATGCTTGGCAATTTGTCAACAGTATTGCATATTTAATTTTCTTTGGATACATAATCAGAGATCAGGCTTACTTGATCCAATGCACCTTTTATGGAAAATGAGATACTGTACAAAAGATAGGAAGTGATTGACGTTACTCTTCTCTATattgtgtgtatacatgtgtagGTCTTACTTCCACGATTTTTGTAATCCAGCATATCTTATTTAAAATATCTTGCATAAATTGACAAAAACGGTAGTCTTTTGTGAGGTAAACTTTAAGGCATATTTGATCAATGAATGTTTGTATGTATGGTCAAATGGTATAAGTATATACTTTGCATATATTTATAGTGTTCTGTTTTTCTATTTGCACAAATGACAAATTCAAATTTTGTTTATAAAACAATTATGGgacaaaataaataattaaatttgaTCTGTGAAGCATAAAATGCACACAATCTTGGCATCTAATGCTTTAAGAATTTGGATAATATCCATAGGAATTGCTATATCTTTTAATGGTGGGAGCTTTGTCTTTAAGCATTTCTATACAGTATATATGCAGCAGTACTTAAATTCATGGTTGATAAATATCCACAACTTAGTTGAAGACACTTTTGGTGACTTCTTTTATGGATGAACTTCCAATCTTCAATTTTGTATTAAATATAATTGGCAAAATTTTGACTATTTGCTTGTAATTTTATATTCCTGACCACATTAGTATCAATGCCATTTGGATGAACTCAGTACATTTAATTTGCACTTTACCTTCTTGTGATATTAGAAATCTTGTCCTTATCTAGTGTTTGTTGGTGAAAGCAAGAAAGAAGTAGTTTCAATACTTCAGCTAAAGATAATCAATGGATTTCATTTCTGTTCCAACAATATCTCTTTGATAGAGATGGAGCTTTCTACACTAAAGCATTGCGAGGCTCCTCTGATGAATTAGTAACAAATTTAAGTTTAGTTGCTCGAGTCATGTTTACTGTATTACATATTCTGGAACTATGAGAATCTTAGTCATAGTTTTCTCTCTAAATTTCTACAGTTGTTAATACCATCAATCTATACTTTGCTTTTCTCCTCTCATGCAAATTTTATTCTTGTGCTATAgtcctcaagagagagagagatttttgcTTGTTGCTCAATCCACCACATGGATGGGAAAGAGGTGACTGATTTATGCAATACACGTTAATCTCTGGAGCCATTTTCAGACTGCTTATGGGCATCTTCTGCAATAATAACTTTACTGGCTTCTTTTGTTGGGTTATTTTGTGATCTAGCTTTTCTCTCTTTTGAAATTCTCAGcataaatgtatatttttactgtCAGAAACCAGCTTTCTTGAGTTATATTTTTTGGATAGACTGTACTAGTATTCATGAAAGTAAAGTACTTTGTTGTATTTTTCTTTAttcagtattttttttatttagtaaATTGATAAGTCTAATTTCTGGACGATTAGTGTGGAAGGAAAAAGTGCATTGCTGTCTTGGTGTTTCATCAATGCTGCATGAAATTAATTATTGCTTTTGCATTGAAATTTGTTTAATAATGAAATGTATTCAATAAACCTATTCTATATGTGGAGgttatacagtattgtatatatgcatgtatatgtcTTACTTCTACAGTCAAATTAAAgaatatattttaaatattttacacCAATTTATATGTACAATCACCTCTTTTTCTGATAGAGGTGAACTTTTAGGCATACATATCAATgcatgtttgtacaaaatgtcaaATGTATAAATATACACTTTGCCTATATTTTTAGTGCTTTATTTGCTTTTCCATTTTCACAGGCATAAGTTTTCATTTATTTATACCAATAACAGTCCTGTATGAACCTCAGGAGGCCTAGTCAGACTGGTCCATGAGGAACTGATCCCCAGAACCAACACAAGGTAACCCCTCTTTccagatatacagtatatacatatattacacagtggcacctcgattaacgaatttaatccgttccagtaCCGAGCTtgtcatgtggaaaactcgtctttcgaaacaacaacaacactgtcgtCGGAGGTGTCCGAAAACCAGCAGGAATGCTCGTTAATCGAGCGAATGCTCGTTAATCGAGCGAAAGCTCGTCAGtcgagacaaattttctgcaagtggcttgctcgttactcgaaatgctcgtaactggagTCGCTTCTCACTCACGGTTccactgtatgtatgtatataatgtatatatgtgtatatatgtgtataacaAATACAAGACAGGACACaagacaatgggtataaattggatatgagaactgctgaaggcctagtagcccatacttcctcttgttgcttccatattggttttgggtcttgaagtgggtagaatatagttgtgcattaattgactgttgattgctggtgttgactgatgtgtagtgcctcactgatgttgagccgcctgctatcactgtacctatcaatgatttctgtgtttgttaagatttctctggtgatggtctggttgtgagaagagattatatgttccttgatggagccctgttgcttatgcattgtcaatcgactggaaagagacgttgttgtcttgcctatatactgagttctttggggcttacagtccccaactggggatttaaaggcatagacgacgttggtctcctttaaggcgttctgcttggtatctggagagtttttcatgacatGCCTTATTTACCAAGTAAGTCATTGACCATTTAAGCCGAGGAATGTGGATGGTACCGAGTTTACCAAGTCTGGCACGCACTGAACAGGAGGCTATTACTAGGGTTGTTGTGGCATAACTTTGCCCCTCACTTGGCCAATGCTTTCCACAATGTTTTCATTGAGTGGGTGTGGGAATGTACCAGTACAGTATTTTCCTGAAGTGAAACTTCATCACAGTCAGTGTGCATACAGCTCACAATGGAAGCACATATAATGCCTAAATGTCTTGCAAATAAAATCATATAAGAAACTGTAAATTAGTGTGTGCAAACTACAGTATTATATTTCCGACTTTTTAAAGTGACCATTaccccttaaaaaaaaaaaaaattgattctTCAAAGTTCTTGTGTATCTCATATATAAGTATTCTAATGACATACATCAATTACagaaataatttaataaattattgAATAACCCAATTTGGAATGAATGGTAAATAAATATGTTCAATATTTTTGGAAAATTAAAAACATTTGTTAAGgcttaaaaaatatttattgtgataaaatatgtatgtattaggtgagcaatatatctgttgctcattCAAATGAAAATTGCCTTGactaaaggaaaggaaaggaagtaAGTTTTCAAAACTGTTTGAAAATATGTGATAGCATATCGGTGCAGGTTTTTTCAAACCATGCACCTATATGCTACAGTATCacaatgattgacagttgagaggtggaaccaaagagccaaagctcagcccccccacaagtacaattaggtgagtacaattggcATTTTTTCATTTACTTAAAATAACAATCTATAGTTGAAATTAACCACTATTTACAATCCTagtaacatatatatacatatatactgcaCTATATAATTTTAAGTGATGAATTTAAATAAAAGATTATCAGATTTAAATTCAGACATCACGAAAGTTGATTACCTCCAACAAACCTGAGATATTCCTAGCTTCGTACATCTTACCAAAGATGTTTGCTGACTTTCTTGAAACCCAAGTAGTAGGATACACAGTTAGTCCAGAAAAATGCCCCCTCCTTCACCCTTAATAGCTGCTCAAGGTTTTGCTCTTACAATTTCTCTCCACCTAATTTCTTTAAAATTTGCTTTTAATTATTATTCTAGCAATAATCTTATGTATATTGTGCATGAGTGTACACTGGGACCACCCGATTATATGGATGACTGGGACTGACCCCCTAGGCTTTCAGGAGAGACATTTCAGCCCTTCTGACCACTAGTTAGATAATCTAGAGATCACGCGTATAAATCGAAGACGTTAATGGACCAGATCATTTTTTCACTATGATCTCCCATTACCCAGCTGGTGGTTAAATAACTTAGAGACTTTACATGAATTTTACACCGGTTGGTTCATCCAGATATGATAAGTCTGTAGAGAATGGGAAAGTCAGGAGGAGCCGTGACAAGGACTCAAACCCACACACTTCGTACTCCCAAGCCCCACTCCCTagtccagaccactacaccacgatatGGTAAAGAGCAATGCAACTTGGGAtttaactgaatcctctaggggtcctcaggcttccactgaagcccaaTCAGGGATTTCACTCGCTGCCTCCATTCCCTCTGAACGTGGCCCAGTAGTTCAACCTGCAATGCTTCTCTTTTTAAATGCACAATGAATTCACATTAatatgatgtatcaatgagaaaatcttaGGAGCCACGAGGAGGATTTGAACCCGCActaccagagtgcatggggggaaggcggggcagtgtgtgtgtgtgtgtgtgtgtgtgtgtgtgaaaccccTGATTGGGCTTCAGTGGTCGCCTCAagacccctagaggattcagctgaatcccaggttgcattgcttttacCATATCTTGGTGTAGTGGTCTTCACTAGGGCATGAGGCTTGGGAGTACCATGTGGGtttgaatccttgtcacggctcctactgattttatcATTGTTACATAATGCTATGATTTCATTGTGCCTCTGTAGAGTATATTTataaccttcacacacacacacacgttggttgccggaccaaccgggctgtggtagatATGTGGGGctgcaggctgctccaagcaacagcctagtggaccaagctctcacaagtcaagcctggccccaggctttACTTGTGAGACCagggttcttctactctccaggccaggcttggagagtagaagaactcccagaaccccattaaacAAGTAATCAAACAGGTATCAAACACAAAACATATTTAAGAGCAAGCCTGCAAAATTCTATATTCAAGTATCTTTCCACTCTGAATAACAATTAGCAGACATTACAAAAATTATATACCCACCTTCCGAATACTGTAGTGATAATAAACCTAAAATTAAACTGTTAAAAAATGACCAGACTTGAGACTGTATAAAAAGATTTCTTCAGCACACTAATAATCCTTGTTGCGTATCATGTCCCCTTTGTAAATCATAAAATTACCTTCATATTCTATTTTTCTGTCTGTTTCTGCATGCTGAAGCAATAATTACCACAAGGAAATATCAGTGACTGCGAAGCTCGATGTACATTAACCTTAAAGGATGAATGACAGAAGAATGCACATAGATGTTGCTTACGGCACAATTCTTTACTTCCATCTAAAACAACAGTAAAATACTTTACAACTAAATAACTCATATTTGTTTGATACATGAATTATAATTCAAGCCTCAACCTATGACTTATAAAGTTAATAGCATGTGAATGTACCCCGAGAGATTTACAAGAGTATGTACAGTACACAGCTAATTTGTTCTGTAGCACTTAGAACTATACTGTATCTACATGAGAAGCACATCTGTTATGATTTTACACACGATGAGtatatgtacattaatgtacAGGACAGTAGTTCAATTGGACAAAatgtttacatgtgtgtgtgtgtgtgtgttgttatttGGAATCTTTGTATGCTAAAcaccaaaaacaaaaaaatatattgtGCTGAAACAATTATGTGAAAGTAAATAACCAAATTTATAGTTCACAAAATATTTCTTATGCTAATGAAACATCAAAACGTGTCATGTATGAATATTTAAATGTTTCTATTAATATCAGGCATTTTGGGGTTTGGGTAGAGAATTTTAGAGGTGGCGAATATGTGATGGTGCGACTGGtgtttgtgacacacacacatgctggttTGTGACACACGCGCACGCTTTCATGTGAAGTGCACAAGATCCTCCTTTTGATTGTGTCATAATTATGGTTAGGAGTTTTAGTCATTTAAATATATGGAGTATAAAATGCAAAAACATTATTTTAatgtgaaaaaacaaaaaaacagactcattttctgggtgagttccgGAGGCTCCCTCAGAGTTATCAAAGCTGATATGTATCTTTTTAGaatttggcatcagtcaatgtgggtggagttctaggcctatcggggaccacgagccagaacctggcccccctcagagaggcacgaggagcaatggcctatagaaatgcacatgtgatttggagcattctatatctgtcattgaccaggacaggcacccagaaaggtaaacgACCAAAATATAcaactgagtggacagaactctccaaatgaaaacgagcaaacgagcaaacgagcatgacatcacacaagccacgccgcatgtctgtgcagctccctcctttctgggaggaggaaggggaagcacCAGACCACCGTgccagcgatccacaccccagttctgaggctggattaaaaaaaaaaaaaaaaaagccgacTGGCGGGAGGGAGGGTTAACAGGGAGCCTGcaagactcacccagaaaatggcgtttcattacattcaatgctggttttctggggaaaccccttcagctccccagagctacttcaccaaagatgaAAACGAAAggaacttacccgggaggcagttgGTGCTCACATCTCAACTTGaggtcgagacaacaggctgcaactgccaacccaaagtgacacaggcccgactaggcccaagAACATTAACGAGGTAGCGTGCaggcaggaccctgttcgaccgccaaaaaccccatgcccgaatgtcagctcAGGGCATGTTACCAAAGACAGCTGCAagcgcagcaaacttacgaacgtcattggcatagggatagaccacaggctgcctAGACTTAATaatcctgcggacaacctgagagacccacACCTGAGAACAGGGaaaaagggaaaccggatcaacccaaagtgcgtccccggacacagaagttgtggcacgcaaataacggcagagggccgcaaccggacacaacaaatgatgcaccccccagcctgaccaaccaagcatcaacaacccaaggacccctccggaaagcagcagtctcattcttcaccagaaagagGGAGACggttgcaaacgaacaaacctatcaccacgaccaaaagaacaGAAACCCCTGCGTCGGAGAAGAGCAGGAAGCTCCACAACCCAACCCCCAAagaccaatgccaacaagaaagaagccttagaaaaacaatcctgaaccaaaggggccacaacaaaccaaggagaagagagataggagagcactctgtccaaagactaaGACGACTCaggaggcgcatgagcaggctggaggtgaaacaacgcacgagacagcttgggaaaatgcgcagaagtaacatctatactgaaagcaagctgcagcggctccgccaatGCCGCAAGATATGaggtgacagtattcggcataagatgacgatCCTGAAACAGccacgagagaaaggacaaaacaaccttaACCAAAAGGTAAGTAGAACAATGAAGagtcaaaaagaaaaagaaaaaccttgcaagaggacagcgtacccagaaGGAACAGAGTCGGCCACTGTTATAagtgaaaactagctgcgcagtaccccGTGCCCCTACAAGTgcaaaactaccacttacccctagGTAGACAAGAGTGGAAACCCCCCAAAACGCTCGGGGAGGTCAATcgccgagcagcaaaagaccaacagaggtatacccaaggtgacttgtggaaaagAATCCCAAGCCTCAAGGGCGGTACTGtatttacagggcactcagggaaggaaacgctaagcacatgcagcccgagtacctgtgaatattactcccagcttgCACGCCCACCGTAAGAGCAGAACTGAACCAAAGGACAGCACAACACAAgaggctggagccacacgaccatgcCATATCACATCAGCCGAAGATTTGAGGTGTGGATCGCCGGTGCAGGGGTCTGGGGGCTCCCCCTTTTCCCTCCCGGGGATGGGGAAGAAGGAGCTCCTCCTCGTACCTTGCTGAAGGGGCCagcttctggctcgtggtcccccggTAAAGAATCCAAGAACTCTCCTAAGAAAACAATGGAAaaagcaaaatatcatcaaacAAACTGCGCCACTCATTCCTCCCCACCCATCCCCGATCCGGCTGCTCGCCCCTCAGTTTGGAGACTgagcaaacaaaaagaaaaactgccatccggagggagggagggagggagggtgtcaggaGCCTCcgtggctcacccagaaaatgacgtttcattacattcaatgctggttttctgtgggaagccctgttggctccctgaagccagatacccacagataagtaaaacaaggatttacccgggaggcggccgcacgCGTCCCTCAGAATGAAGATGAGACAGCTACAGGCACCCCATAGCCAGACAGGGTCGCTGAAGACCTGGAACATTAACCAAAGAACGGGTGACCATGACCCTGTTCAAACGCCAATACCTCTGTGCCAAAAGttaacccaagacatgttaccaaagaccGCAGCGGTCTTTTTGGTACTGCAAACTACCGAACATCATGGGCATGAAGGTAGatggcaggctggctagacttaataaccctgcagacaacctgagagaccTAAGCACTGGAACTGGGAACGAGAGAAACTAGATCCACCCAAAGCGCATCCAAAGACACAGAAGCAGTGGcacgcaggtagtggtgaagagccaccaccggacacaacacatgatgcacaccCGGCCTGACAACCAAGCATCATCAACCCACGAACCCCTGAAGCCAgccatctcattcttcgccagaaaaggaggagacggctgcaaatgaacaaaacgGACACCAGGCCCTAGGAGCagaaacacctgcgttagaggagAGCGTGAAGCTCACTGACCCAactcccagaggccaaagccaacaaaaacaaagtcTTCTGAAAAGAATCttagaccgaaggggccacaacaagctgagaagagagaaaagaaagcacccagggaggggagggggggggaccaatAGGCGGGGGGGTTgcatacctttctgggtgccttccccggtcaatggcagacatgaatatactctcaaagagtggagttttcataggccattgctccctgcacttccctgagggagccaggttttggctcgtggttcccggtagttAAGAACTCCATGTGACTGATGCCTCAGGCTAATATAGCATATTCAGtctgatagcttcagggagccgtcgGGACTTCTCACAGAAAATCCCATTGAGAAGGGAAACACATTTACATTTAATGTCTCAAATGTTACAGTCATTACATATAAGATGCTGCCATTCTTTGCATTTAAAACAATTGGGTTTTTGTAGTTTTTTCATTTGATTTAATATTTATGCACTTTTAGTTCTCACATTTTTAAGCATATGCTATTTGGCAATCTTGACTTTACAATTACAATTTAAAGTTTATAATGGGTGTTACAGTGCACACACTTACCGCCCTCCTGAGACACTTGGCTTTGAGAGACCACAATATTCCCAGTGCCTGAGGAGAGAAAATGAGGTTTTGCTTGGCAGCTAATGATTCAAGAATTTGGATAATGTCCGTAGGAATAGtttgttatattttttatatacgtGTCTTTAGATTTAAGCAATCCTATACAGTATGCACATCCATACAcactatatcaatatttaaatgctAAAATCTTTGGTTGATAAATACCCAGACCTTGGAGACATTTTTGGTGACTCCCTAATATGGATAACCTCTCATCCTTCAATTTTGTACTCAATCATCACTCGAGTCTTCCTATACCTGCCTGTACCACGATTATACTTATGACCACTTCAGTATCAATATGATATTTAGAAGATCTTAGTGTATTTAATTTACACTTGGGCTTTCTGAGACACTAGAAAGCCTTCCCTTATCTAGCGTTCATTGGCGAGTGCTGAAAAGATCTCATTTCAATATTTCAGTTCAGGATAACTTGATGGATTTCATTTCTATTCCAATAAAATCTTTGTGAAGCTCTTCTAATGCAGAGGCACCAAATTTATGTTTAGTTTCTGGAATTATGTTCATTGTATTACTTTTTCTGGAACTATTAGAATCTTAGTCAGAGTTTGCTCTCTCAATTTCCACAATTGTTAATACCATCAGTCTATATTTTACTTTTCCCCTCTCATGCAAATTTTGTTCTTTTGCTATAgtcctcaagagagagagattttcGCTTGTTGCTCAATCCACCGTATGGATGAGAAAGAGGCGACTCTGATTTATGCAATACACGTTGATCTCTGGAACCATTTTCTGATTGCTTATGGGCACCTtcagtaataataactttactGGTTTCTTTTGTTGGGTTATTTTGTGATCTAGCTTTTCTCTCTTTGAAATACTTAGTTAATGCATTCATTTTTTCCGTCAGGAAACTTCTTTCTTGATCCGTGTTTTTTTGGACATGTTCCTGAAATTTAAAACAATTTTGAGTCTATgatcgcatatatatatacacacaaaatcaTACTCAAGAATATTCATTATATACCTACATAAATTGGAGCATAAAATGTCTGGACTT
This genomic stretch from Procambarus clarkii isolate CNS0578487 chromosome 22, FALCON_Pclarkii_2.0, whole genome shotgun sequence harbors:
- the LOC123760139 gene encoding flap endonuclease GEN homolog 1 — encoded protein: MGVKELWSLVSPTGELLSLSALEGQAVAVDLSCWVVDSQSLHLGNVTRPHLRNLFFRTLALLNAGVLPVFVLEGVAPSLKWNTITSRNQRNFHHKGASKKVSVKTGQRSRFKSMLKECGELLDLLGIPWVQAGGEAEATCAALSYHQMVKGVITQDSDVFLYGGQTVFRNFTGNQQKATVERFSMEILEDRLQLTRGGLIVLGILLGCDYLPSGVQGVGKETAVKLLKAWYESGERDPVRRMCSWSTQDNKASQHTQMSSRKWKNGSIEELEAGVRNRVVTTEGFPFTEIIQEFQQKLSRPISKIQWNQPYYEELVKWCIQKLDWTAEYAVEKTSPVVTRWIVTHGTMLRCLQPVGIMRRCVRRGVVAYELQWKVITCDLPEDTPDYLITDEPLYLIQKSLPQLLHEFEEKANSKKRGKNKKKPKDDDKILVDDYHVKLAQDNTKKPDKHYKDESKTLLVKDDLRKLAENNSIQLGKNDLSKLVKTSPIKVIKSKTPKIVTSSVSPMYKNSKLNEYIMFSQNKEQATIFGEPTSKCDYTEGALNQTLKDDDEHEDDLSFIIDRIINIKVNNSSNHRRIHQKGMPQMGIHQTDMQSGSEKCQKNQAPVYYTENQRAVIKAEDHYTTYDLDKENVNLKKINCQKLLDSTVGNLPQEVIGCEDDNESCPESFLNRVSKRLHKLNQGNKKGPASLQHQHQSSNKQHGSPYSDHKSVDSWGKSSCKEVQNTRNVSSHSFNDDTEALACNKNALCEFKQSSEMFVQMEILCENNKSYLEIFPKSPADFCSPKSKADININQVSKDLFDDTDDSLCIVSCCSSSLPRLQSTPYLSDSGGTVGMSNSAMILQDVKFTPNAHVIENADDKCSCLSFVSPLQDNCNKLLFDKCLSYSATTSKLSDLSLNDSLPILNKQTIPYIVKDNNNSAALINCNSSTFNKTPKTCKERNLSRVTFRLLDSFSDCENSVSNYSELKPPQSSVTCAKELQKPSGMNIISCENREKNINLCGQRNKNKSLAIPIMDKGNKHGCNNDKPEIEYKAMNGVLTCDSQETNDASPCLVGKDKTKVCDPFSPFVGLTLAERLKKKYPSKTFVKFLDNV